From Mycobacterium colombiense CECT 3035:
GCACCTGACACCGACCTGTCGGTGTGGCCGCCGCCGGGCGCGGACGCGGTGGACGTGACCGGCGCGTACGACGGCCTGGCCGGACGCGGCTACGGATACGGGCCGGCCTTTCGCGGGCTGCGGACCGTATGGCGAAGGGGGACTGAGACTTTCGCCGAGGTGGAGCTTCCAGAACAGGCCGGGGTGGCGACCGGCGGGTTCGGCATCCACCCGGTGCTGCTGGATGCCGCGCTGCACGCCCTGGGCGTCGCCGACGAGCGGATCGAGACGGTCTTGCCGTTCTCGTGGCAAGGAGTGTGCCTGAACGCGGCCGGCGCGTCCCGGGTCCGGGTCAGGCTGGCGCCGGTCGGCGCCGGCGCCGTGTCGGTCGAGCTGGCCGACTCGTCGGGGCTGCCGGTCCTGTCGGTGCGCGAGCTCGTGACGCGCGCCGTCTCGGCCGACCAGCTGGCCGCGGCCGTGGCGGCGCGCTCCGGCAGCGGTGAGCTGCTCGACGTGGTGTGGTCACCGGTCTCGCCGCCCGGCAACGACGTTGGCTCGGACATCACCGTCTGGGAGTCACCGCCGGCCGGCCCGGGCGCGGTCGGCTCGGTCTACCGCGCGACCCACGAGGCCCTGGGTGTGCTGCAATCCTGGCTGACGGCTGAGCAGGCCGGGGTCCTGGTGGTGCTGACCCGCGGGGCGGTGGGCCTGGCGGGCGAGGACGTCGCGGACCTGGCCGGTGCCGCGGTGTGGGGGTTGACCCGTTCGGCCCAGGCCGAGCATCCCGGCCGCGTGGTGCTGGTCGACACCGACGGGACCCTGGATGTCGCAGCGGTGATCGGCGGTTGTGGCGAGCCGCAATTGGTGGTGCGCGACGGCGTGGCCTACAGCGCCCGGCTGAAGCCGGCCGACCAACGGCCGCTGCTGCGGTTGCCCGATCCGCCGTCGGCATGGCGGCTGGCCGCCGGCGATGCCGGGACGCTCGAGGACCTGGCGGTGCAGGAGTACCCGCCGGCGGCGCTGGAGTCCGGTCAGGTGCGCGTCACCGTGGCCGCCGCCGGGGTGAACTTCCGCGATGTGCTGGTGGCGCTGGGCATGTACCCGGGTGCGGCGCAGCTGGGCGCCGAGGGCGCGGGAATCGTCACCGAACTCGGCGCCGGCGTGGCGGATCTGGCCGTCGGCGACGCGGTCATGGGGATCTTCGGACTCGCCGGCTCCGAGGCCGCCGTCGACCGCCGGTTGGTGACCCGGGTGCCGCGGGGCTGGTCGATGGCGCAGGCCGCGGCCGTGCCGGTGGTGTTTTTGACGGCGTATTACGGGCTGTCGGTGCTGGCCGGTCTGCGCGCCGGGCAGCGGGTGCTGGTGCATGCCGCCACCGGCGGGGTGGGCATGGCCGCGGTGCAGCTGGCCAGGCACTGGGGCGCCGAAGTGTTCGCGACCGCCAGCCGTGGTAAGTGGGACACCTTGCGCGTCATGGGGTTCGACGACGCGCACATCGCGGATTCGCGCACCCTGGATTTCGAGCAGAAGTTCGCCGGCGGCATGGACGTGGTGCTCAACTCCCTGGCGGGGGAGTTCAACGACGCGTCGCTGCGGCTGCTGGGGCCCGGCGGCCGCTTCATCGAAATGGGCAAGACCGACCTGCGTGACCCGGATGCCGTCGCGGCCGACCATCCCGGGGTGACGTATCGCGCGTTCGATCTCATGGAGGCCGGCCCCGACCGCATCGCCGAGATGCTGGCCGAATTGATGGACCTGTTCGCCAGAGGTGTCCTGATGCCGTTGCCGGTCAAGGAATTCGATGCGCGCAGCGCCGCCGACGCCTACCGGTTTGTCAGCCAGGCCCGCCACGTCGGCAAGGTCGTGCTCACCATGCCGGACGGGCCCGCCGGGCTGGCCGGCGGCACCGCGCTGATCACCGGCGGCACCGGCATGGCGGGTTCGGCGGTGGCGCGTCATCTCGTCGAGCGGCACCGGGTGCCGCATGTGCTGCTGGTCAGCCGCAGCGGGGAACGCGCGGGCGGCATGGCCGACTTGGCCGCCGAGTTGCGCGAATTGGGCGCATCGGTGTCCGTTGCGGCCTGCGATGTCGGTGACCGGGACGCCGTCGCCGAGCTGCTGGCGCAGGTGCCGGCGCGGTACCCGTTGCGCTCGGTGTTCCACGCCGCGGGGGTGCTCGACGACGCGGTGCTCGCGTCACTGACGCCCGCGCGCATCGACACGGTGTTGCGGGCCAAGGTCGACGGTGCCTGGAATCTGCACGAGCTGACCGGCGGGCTGAATCTGTCGGCGTTCGTGGCGTTTTCGTCGATGGCGGGCATCGTCGGGGCGCCGGGCCAGGGGAACTACGCGGCGGCCAACAGCTTCCTCGACGCGCTGGCGGCGCACCGGCGCACTCGCGGGCTGCCGGGACTCTCGGTGGCCTGGGGGATGTGGGAAGAGACTTCGACCATGACCCAGCACCTCGGCGAGCGTGACAAGGCGAGGATGAGCCGGGCCGGGCTGAGCGCGCTGTCCACTCGCCAGGCGCTGGAGCTGCTGGATGCCGCGTTGCTGACCGAACAGCCGATGGTGGTGGCCACCCGGCTGGACCGGGCGGCGCTGGCGCACCACGGCGACACGTTGCCGCCGCTGCTGAGCCAGTTGGCCACCCGCCCGGCCCGCCGGGTGCTGGAGCACACCGACATGGTCTCGCTGACGGGCCTGCGGGCGCGGCTGGAGGGCATGACCCCCGACCAGCGACACAGCGAACTGGTGGAATTGGTGTGCAGCAACGCGGCCACGGTGCTGGGCCACAGCTTTGCGGACGTCAATGCCGACGACGCGTTCGGCGACCTCGGGTTCGATTCGCTGACCGCGGTCGAACTGCGCAACCGGCTGAAAATCGCCACTGGGCTTACCCTTTCGCCCACGCTGATCTTCGATCAGCCCACGCCGGGCGCGCTCGCCGAGCACCTCGGCGCCCAGCTGGCCGGCAGCGCCCCCGGCGCCCCCGCGATCGGTGCCGCCGCGGCGCCCGATCGCATGGCCCGCTTCAACGACATCGCCCGGGAGCTGCAGGCGCTGCTGGGCCAGCCCGACCTGAGCCCCGGTGACAAGGCGCAGCTCATCACCCGGCTGGAAGGCCTGTTGGCCGCGGCGACCGGCCGGGCGCAGGCCCCGCTGCTCGAACACCCCGCGGACGCGTTCGACGACGACATCGCCACCGCCACCGAGAGCCAGCTGTTCGCGATTCTCGACGAGGAAGCCGGCCCCTGACGTTGTCTTCGACCGACGTAGCGATCATCGGGCTGGCGTGCCGGTTCCCGGCCGCCGCCGGACCGGGCGCGTTCTGGCGCCTGATCCGCGACGGACGTGAGGCCACCCGGTTCACCGGGGAGGCGGCCGAATTCGACGCCGACTTCTTCAATCTGTCGCCGCGCGAGGCGAGCGCGATGGATCCGCGGCAACGCCTGGCCCTGGAGCTGACCTGGGAGTTGTTCGAGGACGCCTTGCTGATACCGGAAACACTGCGGGGAGAACCGGTTTCGGTCTTCCTCGGGGCGATGACGGACGACTACGCCGCGCTGACGCTGCGCGATCTCGCCGACAACCTGGACCACCACAGCTTCACCGGGATCAGCCGGGCGATGATCGCCAACCGCATCTCGTACGCCTTCGGGCTGCGCGGGCCCAGCATGACCGTCGATTCCGGCCAGTCGTCTTCTCTGGTGGCGGTGCACCTCGGCTGCGAGAGCGTGGCCACCGGCCGGTCCGCGCTGGCCATCGCGGGCGGGGTGCACCTCAACCTGGCCGACGAAATCGGGATGCTGGAACGCGAATTCGGGGCGGTCTCGGTGTCCGGGCACACGTATGCGTTCGATCGGCGTGCCGACGGCTACGTGCGCGGCGAAGGCGGCGGGCTGGTGCTGTTGAAGGCCTTGCCGTCGGCACTGGACGACGGCGACCGCATCCACGCAGTCATTCGCGGTGGCGCCGTCGGCAACGCGGGGAACGGTGCGACCGCCCAGACCGTGCCGTCGGCGAGCGGCGAGGCGGACGTGATCCGGCGTGCGCTCGCCGCTGCCGGCCTGCGGGGCGGCGACATCGACTACATCGAGGCGCACGGTACCGGGACCAAGGTCGGCGATGCGATCGAAGCCCAGGCCCTGGGGCAGGTTTTCGCCGAGCGCGCCCACGATCCGGTGCGGGTGGGATCGGTGAAGACCAACATCGGCCACGCCGGCGGCGCCGCGGGCATCGCGGGCCTGCTCAAGGCCGTACTGGCGATCGAGCATGGTGCGATCCCGCCCAGCCTCAACTACGCCGACCCCGCGACCGAGCTCAATCACCTTGGGCTGCAGGTCAACACCGCGCTGACGCCGTGGCCACCGGTAGCTCGCGCACGCCGGGCCGGGGTGTCCTCGTTCGGCATGGGCGGCACCAACGCGCACCTCGTCGTCGAGCAGTTCGAGCGGCCATCGGCCCAGCCGCACGCACAACCCGCGGACCCGGACGAGATCCTGCCGTGGGTGCTGTCGGGCCGCTCCGAACAGGCGCTGGCCAACCAGGCGCGGCGGTTGTCGGCCTATCTGACCGACCGGGCCGATGTGAGCCCCCTCGACATCGCCTGGTCGTTGGTCGGTACCCGCACGGTCTTCGAGCACCGCGCGGTGGTGGTGGGCGGCGATCGTGCCGCGCTGGCAACGGGTTTGGCGGCCCTCGCGGCGGGGGAGTCCGGGCCGGGCGTGGCGGTGGGCCGGGCCGGCTCGTCGGAGTCGTTGGGCAAGACGGTCTTCGTCTTCCCCGGTCAGGGGTCGCAGTGGTTGGGGATGGGCCGGCAACTGTATGAGCGGTTCGGCGTGTTCGCCCGTGCCCTGGACGAGGCCGCCGCTGCGGTCGACGCTCACCTGCGTGCGCCGCTGCGCGAGGTGATGTGGGGTGCCGACCCGGACTTGTTGCGTAACACCGAGTTCGCCCAGCCGGCGTTGTTCGCGATCGGCGTCGCGTTGACGGCGTTGTGGCAGTCCTTCGGGGTGACACCGGATGTGGTGATGGGGCACTCGGTCGGTGAGATCACCGCGGCGTGCGTGGCCGGGGTGCTGTCGCTCGCGGATGCGTCGCTCATGGTGGCGGCGCGGGGCCGGTTGATGTCCGGGCTGCCGGCCGGTGGGGTGATGGTGGCGGTCGGCGCCGCCGAGGCCGAGGTGACCGGGTTGCTGGACGGCGGGGTGAGCATCGCGGCGGTCAACGGGCCCGACGCGGTGGTGCTGTCGGGCGCACAGGCGCCGGTGGACGCGCTGGCGGACCGGCTGGCCCGGGCAGGCCGGCGCGTGCGCCGGCTGGCGGTGTCGCACGCTTTTCATTCGCCGCTGATGCAGCCCATGGTGGCGGAGTTTTCCGCGGCGGTGGCCGGCATCGAGGTGGGGGAGCCGCGAATCGCGTTGGTGTCCAACGTGACCGGGCAACTCGCCGAGGATGGCTACGGGTCCCCGCGGTACTGGGCGGACCACGTCGGTCATCCGGTCCGATTCTTCGAGGGCGTGCGCGCCGCCGAGGCCGCCGGCGCCGGGATCTTCCTGGAACTGGGTCCGGGTGCGGCCTTGACCGCGGCGGTCGACCAATCGCTGAGCGCCGAGCGGGCGGTCTCGGTGCCCTGCCTGGCCAAGGATCGGCCCGAGGCGGAGTCGTTGCTCGGCGCGGCCGGCCAGTTGTTCACCCGTGGCCTCGACCCGAACTGGGCGGCCGCCTTCGCCGGGCTGAACGCGCGATGCGTCGAGTTGCCGACGTATGGCTTTGTGCGGCAGCGGTTTTGGCTTGGCGCCGAGGGTGCCGGTGCGACGGGGGCCCGCCCGCGACGGCTTCTCGCACGCCCGACCTGGCGCACCGGTTGCTCGGACTGCCGCCCGACGACCAGCGCCGGGCGCTGGTCGAGCTGGTCTGCGAGCACGCGGCGGCGGTGTCGGGGCACCCGGGCGGCCACGCCATCGACCCCGGCCGCGCGTTCGGCGACCTCGGCTTCGACTCGATGATCGGGGTGGAGCTGCGCAACCGTCTGACCAGCCATACCGGCCTGGCCCTGTCGCGAACGCTGATCTTCGATTACCCCACGCCGGCCGCGCTGGCCGAACATCTTCGCCGGCAACTGCTCCACGACGAGCCGGCCGAATCAGACGAGGAAAAGATTTGGTCGGAACTGCGCAAGATTCCGGTGCGCGAGCTCCGGAGAACGGGATTGCTCGAGAAGCTGTTGTTGCTCGCCGGCGCCCCGGAATCACCCGCCCCCGACGCAAATTCCGGTGCCGACGACATCGACGCGTTGAGCCCCGATGCGTTGATCGCGATGGCGCTCAGCTCGGCGGATGAGGAAGACACCGAACGATGAATTCCCCGCTGGCGGATATGATTACGCGGACACGGAACGCAATTAATAAGACATGTGTCGAATACATCGATCCTTTGCACCGCCAAACGGAACCGCATAAACTTCCCGCATTAAGGGGAGCGTTCACGCTGGTTGGCAAGCAAGAAGGTAGAACATGAGCGTCATCGCGGGTGTTTTCGGCGCGTTGCCGCCTCATCGGTATAGCCAAAGCGAAATCACCGACCAGCTCGTCGAGTTGCCGGCGCTGAAGGAGCACGAAGAGGTTGTCCGGCGGCTGCACGCCGCCGCCAAGGTCAACAGCCGCCACTTCGTGTTGCCCCTGGAGCGTTACCAGGAGCTCACCGACTTCAGCGCGACCAACGAGATCTTCATCGACAAGGCCCTGGAACTGAGCTGCGAGGCGTTGCTGGGCGCGCTCGACGAGGCGGGCCTGCAGCCCCACGACATCGACATGATCGCCACCACGACGGTCACCGGCATCGCGGTCCCGTCCCTGGACGCCCGGCTCGTCGGCCTCCTCGGCCTGCGCCCCGACGTGCGCCGCATTCCGATGTTCGGCCTGGGCTGCGCGGCCGGTGCCGGGGCGTCGGCCGGCTGCACGATTACCTGCGCGGCGCGCCGGACGGCGTTGCCGCCCTGGTGTCGGTCGAGCTGTGTTCGCTCACCTTCCCGACGGTCAGGCCGACCGTGTCGGGGCTGGTCGGCACGGCGATGTTCGGCGACGGCGCCGCGGCCGTGGTCGCTGTCGGCGACCGTCGCGCCGAGCAGCTGAATTCCGCCGGGCCCGACATCGTGGATTCGCGCAGCCGGCAGTACCCCGAATCGCTGCACATCATGGGGTGGAACGTCGGTTCGGACGGCATGCAGCTGGCCATGTCGCCGGAACTGCCGAAGGTCGTCGACCGCTACCTGGCCGACGACGTGAACAGCTTCCTGGCCGCACACGGGCTGACCAAGGTCGACATCGGCGCCTGGATCACGCACCCCGGCGGCCCCAAGGTCATCGACGCGATCGCCGGCAGCCTCGAACTGCCGCCGGAGGCACAGGAATTGACCTGGCGCTCGCTCGAGGAAGTCGCCAACCTGTCGTCGGCGTCGGTGCTACACATCCTGCGCGACACCATCGCCAAACCGCCGCCCAGCGGCAGCCCCGGGTTGATGCTCGCGGTGGGTCCCGGCTTCGGCTCCGAGCTGGTGCTGCTGCGCTGGCACTGAGCCGCTGACAGCGCCGCGAAACACCCTGCCACTCAACACATCCGCGTCGACGCGCCGCGCCAGACTCATTCGAGGAGTTCGGACAGCTCCAGCCAGCGACTCTCCGTCGCGGCGACCTCGTCTTCGAGCGCGCGCAACTCCTGGGTGAGCCGGGTGACGCCGACATGGTCGGACTGGTCGTGCGCGGCGAGTTCGTTGTGCTTGTCCGCGATCCGCTCCGCCAGCCGCGCCAGCTGGCGATCGACGGAGGCCACTTCCTTCTCCGCGGCGCGGCGTTGCGCGCCGGACATCGCTTGGGGGGCGGCCCCGGACGGCCGCGACGATCCGGCGGTCGCCGCGCCGGTGCGCTGCTCGGCCAGCCGCAGATACTCGTCGACACCGCCGGGCAGATGCCGTAGCCGGCCGTCGAGCACCGCGTACTGCTGATCGGTGACCCGCTCCAGCAGGTAACGGTCGTGCGAGACGACGATCAGCGTGCCCGCCCACGAGTCCAGCAGGTCCTCCATCGCGGCCAGGGTGTCGGTGTCGACGTCGTTGGTCGGCTCGTCCAGCAGCAACACGTTGGGCTCACTCAACAGCGTGAGCATCAGCTGCAGCCGCCGCCGCTCACCGCCGGAGAGGTCCTCGACGCGGGCGGACAGCTGCCCGCGCCCGAAACCGAGCCGTTCCAGCAGCTGCGCCGGGGTGACCTCGCGGCCGTCCATCTGATAGCCGCCCTGCAGCCTGCCCAGCACATCGGCGATCCGGTCACCGCCGACCGCGGCCAGGGAATCGCCCTGCTGGTCGAGCACCGCCAGCCGCACGGTCTTGCCGCGCTTGACCCTTCCCGCGTCCGGTGTGACTGTCCCGTCGATCAGCCCGAGCAGCGTCGACTTGCCGGCGCCGTTGGCCCCGACGATGCCGGTGCGCTCGCCGGGCGCGATCCGCCACTCGACGTCACGCAGCACCGTGCGCCCGTCAAACGAGACCGACACGTCGAGCAGGTCGACCACGTCCTTGCCCAGCCGCGCGGTGGCCAGCTTGGCCAGCTCGACGGTGTTGCGCAGCGGGGGCACGTCGGCGATCAGCTGGTTGGCCGCCTCGATCCGGAACTTGGGTTTGGACGTCCGTGCCGGCGCCCCGCGGCGCAGCCACGCCAGCTCCTTGCGCATCAGGTTCTGCCGCTTGGCCTCGGCGACGGCGGCCATCCGGTCCCGTTCGACCCGTTGCAGGACGTAGGCCGCGTACCCGCCGTCGAACGGTTCGACGATCCCGTCGTGCACCTCCCAGGTCGTGGTGGCGACCTCGTCGAGAAACCAGCGATCGTGGGTCACCAGCAGCAGCCCGCCGGTGTTGCGTGCCCAGCGCCCCCGCAGATGCTCGGCCAGCCAGGTGATGCCCTCGATGTCCAGATGGTTGGTGGGCTCGTCCAGGGCGATGACGTCCCACTCGCCGATCAGCAACCGGGCCAGTTGCACCCGGCGGCGCTGGCCGCCGGACAGCGTGGCAACCGTTGCCTCCCAAGCGATGTCGGAGACCAGCCCGGCGACCACGTCACGGACCCGCGCGTCGCCGGCCCACTGGTGCTCGGCCGCCTCGCCGACGAGGGTGTAGCCCACGCTGTGCTGCGGGTCCAGCGTGTCGGCTTGGCTCAGCGCGCCCACCCGCAGCCCGGTGCGCCGGGTGACCCGGCCGGCGTCGGGCCGCTGCTGGCCGGTCAGCAGCCGCAGCAGGCTGGACTTGCCGTCACCGTTACGGCCGACGATCCCGATGCGCGCGCCGTCGTTGACCCCCAGCGTGATCGATGCGAAGACCACCTGAGTCGGATATTCGAGGTGTACCGCCTCAGCTCCAAGTAGGTGCGCCACCGGGCCGACCCTAGCGTGGCGCCGCTAGCCCAGGGTCAGCAGCGCCTGGTCCACCTGGCTCTGGGTCTCCGGCGACGCCTTGCTGGCCACGGCGTCCAGGAAGCGGCTGGCGACGTCGCGCAGCTTGAGGTTCGTCTCCTGGGAACGCCACACCAGGATGTCGAAGGCCCGCTCGGCCGAGATGCCGTAGGAAGTCATCAGCACGCCCTTGGCCTGCTCGATGCGCGCCCGGGCCTCGGCCACCGCCGAGAGCACGTTGGTGATATCGGAGTGCAGTGAGTCGGTGACGTCGACGTAGAACCCCGACGTGCCGGCCAACGCACCGCTGTCGTCGAGCATCCGGTCGCCGGCGACGACGACGCAGTGGGTGCGTCCGGCGGCGTCGATGATGCGGTGCCGGCTGCTGAACGGCTTGCCCTTTGTCACCCGGTCCAGCACGGCGGCCACCTGCTCCCGGTCCTCGGGATGTTTGTGTCGCAGCAGCAGTTCCGTGGTGGGCTGCACCTGCCCGGGCTTGTAGCCGTGCATGCGTGCCACCGCATCCGACCACTCCCAGCGGTGGCCGTCGAGGTAGAACCAGTACCGGCCGACGCGCTGGGGCTCGCCGAGGCCCAACACCCGGTCGATCGCGTTCACGTCGTCTTCCTCGACGGCGTCGGGCACCGGCGCGTCGGGGCGCTTAACGGTTTCGTCGTTGGAGTTCACTGGCATCGTGTGTTTCCCCAATCCGCTTTGTGAAAACATTGGCGTATCGATTCCCGTTTTTGCGCGCGTTCATGCCTCGCCTGATGCGGGTGTACAGGGCCTGACGGTCACGCCGTCCGATAGCGCTCGGCATCTTGGTGTTTGAACTCCAGGCCGAACCCCGGCCGGTGCTGGTCGGGTCGCAATGCGCCGCCCTCGGGCGGCAGCGCGCCGTCGAAGAGCAGGTGTTCGATGCGGTGGTGGTCGTGGAAGTACTCCAGATGCCGCAGGTTGGGGATGCTGGTGGCCACGTGGGCGTGCAGGTTGGGAGCGCAGTGCCCCGAGACGTCCACGTTGTAGGAGGCGGCGACGGCCGCGGCGCGCACCCAGTCGGTGATGCCCCCGCAGCGAGTGACGTCGATCTGCAGGCAGTCGACGGCGTCGGCGGCGAGCATGCGGTTGAAGTACGCCAGGTCGTAGCCGTACTCACCGGCGGTGACGTCCGGTGTCACCTGGTCGCGCACCTCGCGCAACCCGTCGAGGTCGTCGGAGGACACGGGCTCTTCGAACCACGTGACACCGTGGTCGGCCATCGCGTGGGCCACCCGGATCGCCTGCTTGCGGTCGTAGCCGCCGTTGGCGTCGACGTACAATTCGACGTCTGGTCCGATCACCCTGCGCGCCAAGGCAATCCGATCCAGATCGCGGGTCACGTCGGAGCCCCATGACTCACCGATCTTGATCTTCACCCGGGGGATCTTCCACTCGTCGACCCAGCGTTCGAGTTGGGTGCGGGTGGTGCGCTCGTCGTAGGTGGTGAAGCCGCCGCTGCCGTAGATCGGCACCTCCGCGTGCGCCATGCCGAGCAGCCGGCAGACCGGCAGATCCAGCAGCTTTCCCTTGAGGTCCCACAGCGCGGTGTCGACCGCGGAGATCGCGCACGACGCCAGCCCGGGCCGCCCGTTGTTGCGCATCGCCGTCACCATCGACCCCCACCGCGCCGGGATGTCGATGGCGCTGTGGCCGGTGAGCGCGCCGGCCAGCTTGCCGGAGATCAGCTTGGCGCACGCCCCGTCGGCGTAGGTGTAGCCGATTCCGCGGCGGCCACCCGCAGCGACCTCGGCCAGCACCAGCGTGGTGGACGTCCAGGACAGGGTGCCGTCGGCTTCCGGTGCGTCGGTGGGGATTTCGTAGACCTGCGCGGTGACCTCCTCGATCCGCGCGTAGGGAGTCATCGCGCCCACCGGCGGCCCGCCCGGGCCGCGAACCAGGCGCCCACACCGGCGGCGCTGAGCGCGCCGGAGCCGCTGACGATCGGATGTTGGGACGCCCACAATTGCGGGCTGTGGGCGTGCGACTGGTCGTCGAACTGGCCGCGCGGGCCGTGGTCGGTGCCCGGCTCGGAGTCCAGCGGCTGCCAGAGGTTGTGGGGCCGGTCGCGGCTGACGTGTTCTTTGGTCTGCTGCGAGTCGTATCCGGTGCGGCCGAGGTAGCGGTCCAGCAGCGGCGCGACGAACTTCTGCCCCAGCAGGGTCACCATGGTGGAATCGCCGACCCAGAACTGTTTGCGCCCTGGGTGATCGGCGGCGTACAGCACGCCGCGGGCGGCGACCTCGGGCTGGTAGATCGGCGGCACCGGCTGGGGATGGCGGGGCAGCCGGGACAGCACCCAGGAGAATTGCGGGGTGTTCACCGCGGGCATCTGCACGACGGTGATCCGCACCTTCGAGCCCTCGTGAAACAGCTCGCAGCGCACCGATTCGGTGAATCCGTTGATGGCGTGCTTGGCGCCGCAATAGGCCGACTGCAGCGGGATCGATCGCTGGCTGAGCGCCGAGCCCACCTGCACGATGGTGCCCCGGTTGCGGGGGCGCATCTTGGCCAGCGCCGCCATGGTGCCGTGCACGTACCCGAGGTAGGACACCTCGGTCACGCGCTTGAACTCCTCGGCGCTGATCTCGGTGAACGGCGCGAACACCGACGTGAACGCGACGTTGACCCAGACGTCGATGGGACCGAAGGCGGCTTCGGCCTCGTCGGCCGCGGCGACGACGGCCGAGTGGTCGGCCACGTCGGTCGGGATGGCCAGCGCCTTGCCGCCGCCGGCCTCGACGTCGCGAGCGGCCCCGTCGAGCCCCGCGGCGCCGCGGGCGAGCAGGACGAC
This genomic window contains:
- a CDS encoding SDR family oxidoreductase; amino-acid sequence: MTQTVVITGASAGIGRATAQQFGQRGANVVLLARGAAGLDGAARDVEAGGGKALAIPTDVADHSAVVAAADEAEAAFGPIDVWVNVAFTSVFAPFTEISAEEFKRVTEVSYLGYVHGTMAALAKMRPRNRGTIVQVGSALSQRSIPLQSAYCGAKHAINGFTESVRCELFHEGSKVRITVVQMPAVNTPQFSWVLSRLPRHPQPVPPIYQPEVAARGVLYAADHPGRKQFWVGDSTMVTLLGQKFVAPLLDRYLGRTGYDSQQTKEHVSRDRPHNLWQPLDSEPGTDHGPRGQFDDQSHAHSPQLWASQHPIVSGSGALSAAGVGAWFAARAGRRWAR